The Burkholderia pyrrocinia genome has a segment encoding these proteins:
- the istA gene encoding IS21 family transposase, which produces MLQKEQWMQIHVLKAQGVSEREIARRLGISRNTVARYLSAEEVPRYKPREPRPTKLGAFEAYIIERMRAAAPETIAAPALLRELRARGYEGQLRSLQAFMNTHKPMPKPDPVVRFETEPGRQMQCDFVVFRRGTDPLYAFTATLGFSRWRWARFTTDERAETLVACHHALFEALGGIPREILYDNAKTIVVERDAYGDGQHRWHAGLLDLAKRYGFLPRLCQPYRAQTKGKVERFHRYLRGNFYVPLASQLKQSGLMLDAATANVEVSKWLRDVANQRVHPVTGQAPAILLEQRERACLLDMPGYTLPRLPARAVARPRVDPAMSIQHPLSVYQQLLTEVRA; this is translated from the coding sequence ATGCTCCAGAAGGAACAGTGGATGCAAATCCATGTGCTCAAAGCCCAAGGCGTATCGGAGCGCGAGATCGCGCGGCGCCTGGGCATTTCTCGCAACACGGTGGCGCGGTACCTGTCGGCTGAGGAAGTGCCGCGCTACAAGCCGCGTGAACCGCGGCCAACCAAGCTCGGAGCGTTCGAGGCGTACATCATCGAGCGCATGAGGGCCGCAGCACCGGAGACCATCGCAGCGCCGGCGCTGCTGCGCGAGTTGCGGGCGCGCGGCTACGAGGGCCAACTGCGAAGCCTGCAGGCTTTCATGAACACGCATAAGCCCATGCCGAAGCCCGATCCAGTCGTAAGGTTCGAGACCGAGCCCGGTCGGCAGATGCAGTGCGATTTCGTTGTCTTCCGACGAGGCACCGACCCGCTTTACGCCTTCACCGCCACGCTCGGCTTCAGTCGTTGGCGCTGGGCACGCTTCACCACCGATGAACGCGCCGAGACGCTGGTTGCCTGTCATCATGCGCTGTTCGAAGCCTTGGGTGGCATTCCTCGCGAGATCCTTTACGACAACGCCAAGACCATCGTTGTCGAGCGCGATGCTTATGGCGACGGCCAACATCGCTGGCACGCCGGCCTGCTCGATCTGGCCAAGCGGTACGGCTTCCTGCCCAGATTGTGCCAACCGTACCGCGCGCAGACCAAGGGCAAGGTCGAGCGATTCCACCGCTATCTGCGCGGCAATTTCTATGTGCCGCTGGCAAGCCAGCTTAAACAATCCGGCTTGATGCTCGATGCCGCGACTGCGAACGTCGAGGTGAGTAAATGGCTGCGCGACGTGGCCAACCAGCGCGTGCATCCGGTTACCGGGCAGGCACCCGCGATTCTGTTGGAGCAACGAGAACGGGCTTGCTTGCTCGATATGCCTGGCTACACATTGCCCCGATTGCCGGCTCGCGCCGTCGCTCGGCCGCGCGTTGATCCCGCGATGTCGATCCAGCACCCGTTGTCCGTCTACCAGCAATTACTGACCGAGGTGCGCGCATGA
- a CDS encoding YeaH/YhbH family protein: MLHQIIDRRLAGKNKSIANRERFLRRVKNYIRRAVSDAVRDRSIKDIQSTQSITIPRKDIAEPNFRHGPGGRREYVHPGNEDYVRGDKIPRPQGGSGGGGSQASNEGEGQDDFVFELSRDEFMQYFFDDLELPRLVKTHLLTVPSWKNVRAGWSAEGTPNNIDVVRSLRSALGRRIALGSPLVNELRELEAQLEALKCDPDDRREDIATLEAEIHHLKGRIWRIPFIDPFDLRYINRVKQPQPSSQAVMFCLMDVSGSMDEQRKDLAKRFFILLYLFLKRNYERIEVVFIRHHTRAEEVDEDTFFHSTESGGTVVSSALELMRKVQNERYSPTEWNIYGAQASDGDNWTDDSPKCRKILEEDILTKTRYFAYIQVAPEEQNLWLEYAQLALSQPHLAMKKVESAAEIYPVFRELFEKQVEMS; encoded by the coding sequence GTGCTTCATCAAATCATCGACCGCAGGCTGGCCGGCAAGAACAAGAGTATCGCCAACCGCGAACGCTTTCTGCGTCGCGTCAAGAACTACATTCGTCGTGCCGTGTCCGACGCGGTGCGCGACCGTAGCATCAAGGATATCCAGAGCACGCAGAGCATCACGATCCCGCGCAAGGACATCGCGGAGCCGAATTTCCGGCACGGGCCGGGCGGGCGTCGTGAATACGTGCACCCCGGCAACGAGGACTACGTACGCGGCGACAAGATCCCGCGTCCGCAGGGCGGCTCGGGCGGCGGCGGAAGCCAGGCCAGCAACGAGGGCGAAGGGCAGGACGACTTCGTGTTCGAACTGTCGCGCGACGAGTTCATGCAGTACTTCTTCGACGATCTCGAACTGCCGCGCCTCGTGAAGACGCACCTGCTGACGGTGCCGAGCTGGAAGAACGTGCGCGCGGGCTGGTCGGCGGAAGGCACGCCGAACAACATCGACGTCGTGCGTTCGCTACGCAGCGCGCTCGGCCGGCGCATCGCGCTCGGCTCGCCGCTCGTCAACGAGCTGCGCGAACTCGAGGCGCAGCTCGAAGCGCTGAAGTGCGATCCGGACGACCGCCGCGAGGACATCGCGACGCTCGAGGCCGAGATCCATCACCTGAAGGGGCGCATCTGGCGGATTCCGTTCATCGATCCGTTCGACCTGCGCTACATCAACCGCGTGAAGCAGCCTCAGCCGTCGAGCCAGGCCGTGATGTTCTGCCTGATGGACGTGTCGGGCTCGATGGACGAGCAGCGCAAGGATCTCGCGAAGCGCTTCTTCATCCTGCTTTACCTGTTCCTCAAGCGCAACTACGAGCGCATCGAGGTCGTGTTCATCCGTCACCATACGCGCGCCGAGGAAGTCGACGAGGATACCTTCTTCCATTCGACCGAGAGCGGCGGCACGGTCGTGTCGAGCGCCCTCGAACTGATGCGCAAGGTGCAGAACGAGCGCTACTCGCCGACCGAGTGGAACATCTACGGCGCGCAGGCGTCCGACGGCGACAACTGGACCGACGATTCGCCCAAGTGTCGCAAAATCCTGGAAGAGGATATCCTCACGAAGACGCGTTACTTCGCGTATATCCAGGTCGCGCCGGAAGAGCAGAATCTGTGGCTGGAATACGCGCAGCTGGCGCTGTCGCAGCCGCATCTCGCGATGAAAAAAGTGGAATCGGCTGCCGAGATTTACCCGGTGTTTCGCGAATTGTTCGAAAAGCAGGTGGAAATGTCATGA
- a CDS encoding IS3 family transposase, with protein MTERAMGVTRACGLVGISRSLFHYESRRRIDDEALTGRMMAIAAQKRRYGYRRIHVLLQRDGCFANHKRIWRLYSKAGLSVRKRRRKRIAAVERTPLPLPTGPNQSWSMDFVSDGLAYGRQFRCLNVVDDYTRECLAIEVDTSLPGLRVQQVLERLKEMRGLPASITVDNGPEFAGKVLDAWAYEAGVTLSFIRPGKPVENAYIESFNGRFRDECWAQSNNEPLRAK; from the coding sequence ATGACCGAACGTGCCATGGGTGTTACCCGGGCCTGCGGGCTGGTAGGGATTTCGCGCTCGCTGTTTCACTACGAATCACGCCGCCGAATTGACGACGAAGCGCTGACTGGCCGGATGATGGCCATCGCTGCGCAGAAGCGCCGTTACGGTTATCGCCGGATTCACGTGCTGCTGCAGCGGGATGGCTGCTTCGCCAACCACAAGCGCATCTGGCGCCTGTACAGCAAGGCGGGGCTGAGCGTGCGCAAGCGGCGACGCAAGCGTATTGCGGCTGTCGAGCGCACGCCGCTGCCGTTACCGACAGGCCCGAATCAGAGCTGGTCGATGGACTTCGTTTCTGACGGGCTGGCCTATGGTCGGCAGTTTCGATGCCTGAACGTGGTCGACGACTACACACGCGAGTGCTTGGCCATCGAGGTCGATACTTCATTGCCGGGCCTACGCGTGCAGCAAGTGCTCGAGCGGCTCAAGGAGATGCGAGGCTTGCCCGCATCCATCACGGTCGACAACGGGCCGGAGTTCGCTGGTAAGGTGCTGGATGCATGGGCCTACGAAGCCGGTGTCACGCTGTCGTTCATTCGGCCTGGCAAGCCGGTGGAGAATGCCTATATCGAGAGCTTCAACGGGCGGTTCCGCGATGAATGTTGGGCGCAAAGTAATAATGAGCCACTTCGCGCGAAGTAA
- a CDS encoding methyl-accepting chemotaxis protein — translation MVFRNLTIRARIGLTMAFLAVLLGVTGVLGLYGMTRANDSTREIFTNQMPSAVDVAVAEMFSARERLALDRAALLSGTPDSAAAVERSRAMRTQSDAWWQKYLALPRGPEEDRLAQDVAAKRLALQRSCDAFASIVGADQRDRIGDGAKQLQALYNDLSVAGEALRNFQFTDAKANFERAETVFETLRVLSIVALAAGIGAALLSWLTLSRAIGRPIADALAHFDAISAGDLRRPIVVHRRDEMGQLLDGLAKMQRGLVDTVRTVRGGSESIATAARQIAAGNIDLSSRTEEQAAALQETASSMEQLTGTVKQNADNARQASALAANASEIANKGNTVVGQVVGTMGEINDSSARIADIIAIIEGIAFQTNILALNAAVEAARAGEEGRGFAVVAGEVRSLAQRSSTAAKEIKALIDASVERIRSGSTLVDEAGRTMSDVIGAVQRVTDIMGEIAAASEEQSGGIDQVARAVAQMDEVTQQNAALVEEAAAAAQSLDEQAARLRETASVFQLDDEAARPGVIAPAAARHASRAPTAAVAVPAQQAAARDDRDAPPKRTAAATPARKPATASAASAAAPVAAAAGADDWETF, via the coding sequence ATGGTGTTCAGGAACCTGACGATTCGTGCGCGCATCGGTTTGACGATGGCGTTTCTGGCGGTGCTGCTGGGCGTAACCGGTGTGCTCGGGCTGTACGGTATGACGCGTGCGAACGACTCGACGCGCGAGATTTTCACGAACCAGATGCCGAGTGCGGTCGACGTGGCGGTCGCGGAAATGTTCTCTGCGCGCGAGCGCCTCGCGCTCGATCGCGCGGCGCTGCTGTCCGGCACGCCCGACTCGGCGGCCGCCGTCGAGCGCAGCCGTGCGATGCGCACGCAGTCCGACGCGTGGTGGCAGAAGTATCTCGCGCTGCCGCGCGGGCCGGAGGAGGATCGGCTCGCGCAGGATGTCGCCGCGAAGCGGCTGGCGCTGCAACGCAGCTGTGACGCATTCGCGAGCATCGTCGGGGCGGACCAGCGCGATCGCATCGGCGACGGCGCCAAGCAGCTCCAGGCGCTCTACAACGACCTCTCGGTGGCAGGCGAAGCGTTGCGCAACTTCCAGTTCACCGATGCGAAGGCGAACTTCGAACGTGCGGAAACGGTGTTCGAGACGTTGCGCGTGCTGTCGATCGTCGCGCTCGCGGCCGGCATCGGCGCCGCGCTGCTGTCGTGGCTGACGCTGAGCCGCGCGATCGGCCGCCCGATCGCGGACGCGCTCGCACATTTCGACGCGATCTCCGCAGGCGACCTGCGCCGGCCGATCGTCGTGCACCGGCGCGACGAAATGGGCCAGCTGCTCGACGGCCTCGCGAAGATGCAGCGCGGGCTTGTCGACACGGTGCGCACCGTGCGCGGCGGCAGCGAGTCGATCGCGACCGCAGCCCGCCAGATCGCGGCCGGCAACATCGACCTGTCGTCGCGCACCGAGGAACAGGCCGCTGCACTGCAGGAAACCGCGTCGAGCATGGAACAGCTGACCGGCACCGTGAAACAGAACGCGGACAATGCGCGCCAGGCAAGCGCGCTGGCCGCGAACGCGTCGGAGATTGCAAACAAGGGCAATACGGTGGTCGGCCAGGTGGTCGGCACGATGGGCGAGATCAACGACAGCTCGGCCAGGATCGCGGACATCATCGCGATCATCGAGGGAATCGCGTTCCAGACCAACATTCTTGCGCTGAATGCGGCCGTCGAAGCGGCGCGCGCGGGCGAGGAAGGCCGCGGCTTCGCGGTCGTCGCGGGCGAGGTGCGCAGCCTCGCACAGCGTTCGTCGACCGCGGCCAAGGAGATCAAGGCGCTGATCGACGCGTCGGTGGAGCGCATCCGGTCGGGTTCGACACTGGTCGACGAAGCGGGGCGCACGATGAGCGACGTGATCGGTGCGGTGCAGCGCGTGACGGACATCATGGGCGAAATCGCCGCGGCGTCCGAGGAGCAGAGCGGCGGGATCGACCAGGTGGCGCGCGCGGTCGCGCAGATGGACGAGGTCACGCAGCAGAATGCAGCGCTCGTCGAGGAAGCCGCGGCCGCCGCGCAGTCGCTCGACGAACAGGCTGCGCGCCTGCGCGAAACGGCGTCGGTGTTCCAGCTCGACGACGAAGCGGCACGCCCGGGCGTTATCGCGCCGGCTGCGGCGCGTCACGCGTCGCGTGCCCCCACGGCGGCGGTTGCCGTGCCGGCGCAACAGGCTGCTGCACGCGACGATCGCGATGCACCGCCGAAGCGCACGGCTGCGGCGACGCCGGCGCGCAAGCCCGCGACTGCATCTGCGGCATCCGCAGCGGCGCCGGTCGCGGCGGCCGCCGGCGCCGACGACTGGGAGACCTTCTGA
- a CDS encoding transposase, which yields MGILKEAEAGLKPAELCRKYGISEATYYNWKAKFGGMTVSEAQRLKELEQENSKLKRLLAESMLDNAALKDLLARK from the coding sequence ATCGGCATCTTGAAGGAAGCCGAGGCTGGCTTGAAGCCGGCCGAGCTGTGCCGCAAGTACGGCATATCGGAAGCGACCTACTACAACTGGAAAGCGAAGTTCGGCGGGATGACGGTCTCCGAAGCACAGCGCCTGAAGGAACTGGAGCAGGAGAACAGCAAGCTCAAACGTCTGTTGGCCGAATCGATGCTCGACAACGCCGCGCTGAAGGACCTGCTGGCTCGAAAGTAG
- a CDS encoding SpoVR family protein — protein MTTRHLHNESRGYEPRPSGDDTAGPAASQQRAQAEPPPPAADLPGSGQKEARMNVAERKPLPCPSDWTFELLEEYDTHISQVAEQYELDIYPIQLELISAEQMMDAYASVGMPVNYRHWSFGKHFLSTEKSYRRGQMGLAYEIVINSNPCIAYLMEENTMTMQALVIAHAAYGHNSFFKGNYLFRLWTDAHAIIDYLVYAKNYVAECEERYGLDRVEELLDSCHALMNYGVDRYKRPQKPSLSKEAALRREREAYLQSQVNELWRTLPGKKPELMEEQEGRYPPEPQENLLYFAEKNAPLLEPWEREVIRIVRKIGQYFYPQRQTQVMNEGWATFWHYTLLNTLYHQGKLEDGFMMEFLHSHSNVVYQPPVTKPYYSGINPYALGFSMMSDIRRICEAPTEEDYKWFPEIAGTPWLPAMHYAMRNFKDESFIAQYLSPNLIREMRLFSVLDDDMRDSLEVSAIHDGSGYQYVRQALSRQYDIHHREPNIQVWAVNTRGDRSLTLRHFMTDNRHLSNDSDEVLKHMARLWQFDVYLESVDEAGTVRKRYECRYVPPEVRV, from the coding sequence ATGACGACGCGCCATCTGCACAACGAGTCGCGCGGCTACGAGCCGCGCCCCTCCGGCGACGACACGGCCGGCCCTGCCGCATCGCAGCAACGCGCGCAGGCCGAACCGCCGCCGCCGGCCGCCGACTTGCCCGGCTCCGGGCAAAAGGAAGCGCGTATGAACGTTGCCGAACGCAAGCCGCTGCCGTGCCCGTCCGACTGGACGTTCGAACTGCTCGAGGAATACGACACGCACATCTCGCAGGTCGCCGAACAATACGAGCTCGACATCTACCCGATCCAGCTCGAACTGATCAGCGCCGAACAGATGATGGATGCGTATGCGTCGGTCGGGATGCCGGTCAACTACCGCCACTGGTCGTTCGGCAAGCACTTCCTCTCGACCGAGAAGAGCTACCGCCGCGGCCAGATGGGCCTCGCGTACGAAATCGTCATCAATTCGAATCCGTGCATCGCGTATCTGATGGAAGAGAACACGATGACGATGCAGGCGCTCGTCATCGCGCACGCGGCGTACGGGCACAACTCGTTCTTCAAGGGCAACTACCTGTTCCGGCTGTGGACCGACGCGCACGCGATCATCGACTATCTCGTGTACGCGAAGAACTACGTCGCGGAATGCGAGGAGCGCTACGGGCTCGATCGCGTCGAGGAACTGCTCGATTCGTGCCATGCGCTGATGAACTACGGCGTCGACCGCTACAAGCGGCCGCAGAAGCCGTCGCTGTCGAAGGAAGCGGCGCTGCGGCGCGAGCGCGAGGCGTACTTGCAGTCGCAGGTGAATGAACTGTGGCGCACGCTGCCGGGCAAGAAGCCCGAGCTGATGGAGGAGCAGGAAGGCCGCTATCCGCCCGAACCGCAGGAGAACCTGCTGTATTTCGCGGAGAAGAACGCGCCGCTGCTCGAACCGTGGGAGCGGGAAGTGATCCGCATCGTGCGCAAGATCGGCCAGTATTTCTACCCGCAGCGGCAGACGCAGGTGATGAACGAAGGCTGGGCGACGTTCTGGCACTACACGCTGCTGAACACGCTGTACCACCAGGGCAAGCTGGAAGACGGCTTCATGATGGAGTTCCTGCATTCGCACAGCAACGTGGTCTACCAGCCGCCCGTCACGAAGCCGTACTACAGCGGGATCAACCCGTATGCGCTCGGTTTTTCGATGATGAGCGACATCCGGCGGATCTGCGAAGCGCCGACGGAAGAGGATTACAAGTGGTTTCCGGAGATCGCGGGCACCCCGTGGCTGCCGGCGATGCACTACGCGATGCGCAACTTCAAGGACGAGAGCTTCATCGCGCAGTACCTGTCGCCGAACCTGATCCGCGAGATGCGGCTCTTCTCGGTGCTCGACGACGACATGCGCGATTCGCTCGAGGTGTCGGCGATCCACGACGGTTCCGGTTACCAGTACGTGCGGCAGGCGTTGTCGCGGCAGTACGACATCCATCACCGCGAGCCGAACATCCAGGTGTGGGCGGTGAACACGCGCGGCGACCGCAGCCTCACGCTGCGTCACTTCATGACCGACAACCGCCACCTGTCGAACGACAGCGACGAGGTGCTCAAGCACATGGCGCGGCTCTGGCAGTTCGACGTGTACCTGGAAAGCGTCGATGAGGCCGGCACCGTGCGCAAGCGCTACGAGTGCCGCTACGTGCCGCCGGAGGTGCGCGTTTGA
- a CDS encoding MFS family transporter has protein sequence MDVQTDQAALSAHDTRRRVFAIVGASSGNLVEWFDFYIYSFCALYFAPAFFPSGNTTTQLLNTAGVFAAGFLMRPIGGWLFGRIADRHGRRAAMMISVLMMCGGSLVIAVLPTYAQIGALAPALLLVARLFQGLSVGGEYGTSATYMSEVALKGRRGFFASFQYVTLIGGQLCALLVLVILQQTLSTDELKAWGWRIPFVVGAAAALISLYLRKSLDETSTSASRDKKDAGTIRGVWQHKGAFFTVVGFTAGGSLIFYTFTTYMQKYLVNTAGMHAKTASNVMTVALLVYMLIQPVFGALSDRIGRRTSMILFGSFAVIGTVPLMHALQDVTSPVAAFALITVALAIVSFYTSISGLIKAEMFPPEVRAMGVGLSYAVANAIFGGSAEYVALWFKSIGSEETFYWYVTVLCAISLIVSWRMRDPSKEGYLRHEP, from the coding sequence ATGGACGTCCAGACCGACCAAGCTGCGCTGTCCGCGCATGACACCCGGCGGCGCGTGTTCGCCATCGTCGGCGCCTCATCGGGCAACCTCGTCGAGTGGTTCGACTTCTACATCTACTCGTTCTGCGCGCTGTACTTCGCGCCGGCGTTCTTCCCGAGCGGCAACACCACGACGCAGCTGCTGAACACGGCCGGCGTGTTCGCGGCCGGCTTCCTGATGCGCCCGATCGGCGGCTGGCTGTTCGGCCGCATCGCCGACCGTCACGGCCGGCGCGCCGCGATGATGATCTCGGTGCTGATGATGTGCGGCGGCTCGCTCGTGATCGCGGTGCTGCCGACCTATGCGCAGATCGGCGCGCTCGCGCCGGCGCTGCTGCTGGTTGCGCGCCTGTTCCAGGGGCTGTCGGTGGGCGGCGAATACGGGACGAGCGCGACCTACATGAGCGAGGTCGCGTTGAAGGGCCGACGCGGCTTCTTCGCGTCGTTCCAGTACGTGACGCTGATCGGCGGCCAGCTGTGTGCGCTGCTGGTGCTCGTGATCCTGCAGCAGACGCTGTCGACCGACGAACTGAAGGCGTGGGGCTGGCGCATTCCGTTCGTCGTCGGCGCGGCGGCCGCGCTGATCTCGCTGTACCTGCGGAAATCGCTCGACGAGACGTCGACCAGCGCGTCGCGCGACAAGAAGGATGCCGGCACGATCCGCGGCGTGTGGCAGCACAAGGGCGCGTTCTTCACGGTGGTCGGCTTCACGGCCGGCGGCTCGCTGATCTTCTACACGTTCACCACGTACATGCAGAAGTACCTCGTGAACACGGCCGGCATGCACGCGAAGACGGCCAGCAACGTGATGACCGTCGCGCTGCTCGTCTACATGCTGATCCAGCCGGTGTTCGGCGCGCTGTCCGACAGGATCGGCCGCCGCACGTCGATGATCCTGTTCGGCTCGTTCGCGGTGATCGGCACGGTGCCGCTGATGCATGCGCTGCAGGACGTGACGAGCCCGGTGGCCGCGTTCGCGCTGATCACGGTCGCGCTGGCGATCGTCAGCTTCTACACGTCGATCAGCGGCCTCATCAAGGCCGAGATGTTCCCGCCGGAAGTGCGCGCGATGGGCGTCGGCCTGTCGTATGCGGTCGCGAACGCAATCTTCGGCGGCTCGGCCGAATACGTCGCGCTGTGGTTCAAGTCGATCGGCAGCGAGGAAACCTTCTACTGGTACGTGACGGTGCTGTGCGCGATCTCGCTGATCGTGTCGTGGCGGATGCGCGATCCGAGCAAGGAAGGGTACCTGCGCCACGAACCGTGA
- a CDS encoding PrkA family serine protein kinase — protein sequence MDIYSSFANRFEKTREEELSLEEYLALCKNDPSAYATAGERMLAAIGEPEHIDTRNEPRLSRIFANKVIKVYPAFREFYGMEEVIEQVVAYFRHAAQGLEEKKQILYLLGPVGGGKSSIAERLKQLMERVPFYSLKGSPVNESPLGLFDYDEDGPILEEQYGIPRRYLKNILSPWAVKRLHEYNGDIRQFRVVRRYPSILRQVGIAKTEPGDENNQDISSLVGKVDIRKLEQYAQDDADAYSYSGGLCLANQGLLEFVEMFKAPIKVLHPLLTATQEGNFKGTEGFGAIPFDGIILAHSNESEWKAFRNNRNNEALLDRIFVVKVPYCLRVSEETKIYEKLIRNSSLAEAVCAPGTLKMMSQFSVLSRLHEPENSSLFSKMQVYDGENLKDTDPKAKSYQEYRDYAGVDEGMTGVSTRFAFKILSRVFNFDSSEVAANPVHLMYVLEQQIEREQFPPETEQKYLSFVKDVLASRYADFIGKEIQTAYLESYSEYGQNIFDRYVTYADFWIQDQEFRDHDTGESFDRAALNAELEKIEKPAGISNPKDYRNEIVNFVLRARAANAGKNPVWTSYEKLRVVIEKKMFSNTEELLPVISFNAKGSAEEQRKHEDFVNRMVAKGYTPKQVRLLCDWYLRVRKSS from the coding sequence ATGGATATTTACAGCAGCTTCGCGAACCGCTTCGAAAAAACGCGAGAGGAAGAGCTCTCGCTGGAGGAGTATCTCGCGCTCTGCAAGAACGATCCATCCGCGTACGCGACGGCTGGTGAACGCATGCTGGCAGCAATCGGGGAACCTGAACACATCGATACCCGCAACGAGCCGCGCCTGTCGCGGATCTTCGCGAACAAGGTCATCAAGGTGTATCCCGCATTCCGTGAGTTCTACGGAATGGAGGAAGTGATCGAGCAAGTGGTCGCGTATTTCCGCCACGCTGCGCAAGGGCTCGAAGAGAAGAAGCAGATCCTCTATCTGCTCGGCCCGGTGGGCGGCGGCAAGTCGTCGATCGCCGAGCGTCTGAAGCAACTGATGGAGCGCGTGCCGTTCTATTCGCTGAAGGGCTCGCCCGTCAACGAATCGCCGCTCGGGCTGTTCGACTACGACGAAGACGGCCCGATCCTCGAGGAACAGTACGGCATTCCGCGCCGCTACCTGAAAAACATCCTGAGTCCGTGGGCCGTCAAACGCCTGCACGAATACAACGGCGACATCCGCCAGTTCCGCGTCGTGCGTCGTTATCCGTCGATCCTGCGGCAGGTCGGCATCGCGAAGACGGAGCCGGGCGACGAGAACAATCAGGATATCTCGTCGCTGGTCGGCAAGGTCGACATCCGCAAGCTCGAGCAGTATGCGCAGGACGACGCCGATGCGTACAGCTACTCGGGCGGCCTGTGCCTCGCGAACCAGGGCCTGCTCGAGTTCGTCGAAATGTTCAAGGCGCCGATCAAGGTGCTGCACCCGCTGCTGACCGCCACGCAGGAAGGCAACTTCAAGGGCACCGAGGGCTTCGGCGCGATTCCGTTCGACGGGATCATCCTCGCGCACTCGAACGAGTCGGAGTGGAAGGCGTTCCGCAACAACCGCAACAACGAGGCACTGCTCGACCGGATCTTCGTCGTGAAGGTGCCGTACTGCCTGCGCGTGTCGGAAGAGACCAAGATCTACGAGAAGCTGATCCGCAACTCGTCGCTTGCCGAGGCCGTATGCGCGCCGGGCACGCTGAAGATGATGTCGCAGTTCTCGGTGCTGTCGCGTCTGCACGAGCCGGAGAATTCGAGCCTGTTCTCGAAGATGCAGGTGTATGACGGCGAAAACCTGAAGGACACCGATCCGAAGGCGAAGTCGTACCAGGAGTACCGCGACTACGCGGGCGTGGACGAAGGGATGACGGGCGTGTCGACACGCTTCGCGTTCAAGATCCTGTCGCGCGTGTTCAACTTCGATTCGAGCGAGGTCGCGGCCAACCCCGTGCACCTGATGTACGTGCTCGAACAGCAGATCGAACGCGAGCAGTTCCCGCCGGAAACCGAGCAGAAGTACCTGTCCTTCGTGAAGGACGTGCTCGCGTCGCGTTACGCGGATTTCATCGGCAAGGAGATCCAGACGGCCTACCTCGAGTCGTATTCGGAGTACGGCCAGAACATCTTCGACCGCTACGTCACGTATGCCGACTTCTGGATCCAGGACCAGGAATTCCGCGATCACGACACGGGCGAGAGCTTCGATCGCGCCGCGTTGAACGCGGAGCTGGAGAAGATCGAGAAACCGGCCGGCATCAGCAATCCGAAGGATTACCGCAACGAGATCGTGAACTTCGTGTTGCGTGCACGGGCGGCGAACGCCGGCAAGAACCCCGTGTGGACGAGCTACGAGAAGTTGCGCGTCGTGATCGAGAAGAAGATGTTCTCGAACACCGAGGAACTGCTGCCGGTGATCTCGTTCAACGCAAAGGGTTCGGCGGAGGAGCAGCGCAAGCATGAGGACTTTGTGAACCGGATGGTCGCGAAGGGCTATACGCCGAAGCAGGTGAGGCTGCTTTGCGACTGGTACCTGCGCGTGCGCAAGTCGTCATGA
- the istB gene encoding IS21-like element ISBcen13 family helper ATPase IstB — protein MNLQQERIDGHCQSLKLEGLMHRYVALASDAAAKQWSFLDFLENALAHERETRQVRSRQTLVRMAGFPAIKTLDDYDYSFAVGAPREAIDELATLRFIERGENAVLLGPSGVGKTHLAIAIGYAATQAGIKTKFITAADLMLQLEAARRQERYDAVLRHNILGPRLLIVDEIGYLPLSGDQASHFFQIVAKRYERGSMILTSNLPFAQWDETFGGNTTLTAAMLDRILHHAHIIQIKGDSYRLKQQRKAGHVPTSKK, from the coding sequence ATGAACTTGCAGCAGGAACGCATCGACGGGCACTGCCAAAGCCTGAAGCTCGAGGGACTCATGCACCGATACGTCGCTCTGGCCAGCGACGCGGCGGCCAAGCAATGGAGTTTCCTCGACTTCCTCGAGAACGCGCTCGCGCACGAACGAGAGACGAGGCAAGTTCGTTCGCGGCAAACACTGGTGCGCATGGCCGGGTTTCCCGCCATCAAGACACTGGATGACTACGACTACAGCTTCGCCGTCGGGGCCCCGCGCGAGGCAATCGACGAGCTTGCCACGCTACGCTTCATCGAGCGAGGCGAGAACGCCGTGTTGCTTGGTCCGTCGGGCGTGGGCAAGACGCACCTCGCGATCGCCATCGGATATGCAGCGACGCAGGCCGGCATCAAGACGAAGTTCATCACGGCGGCGGATCTGATGTTACAGCTCGAGGCTGCACGCCGACAGGAGCGATACGACGCCGTTCTTCGGCACAACATTCTCGGCCCGAGGCTGCTCATCGTCGATGAGATCGGCTATCTACCGCTCTCGGGCGATCAGGCCAGTCACTTCTTCCAGATCGTCGCCAAGCGCTACGAGCGTGGCTCGATGATCCTGACCAGCAACCTGCCGTTTGCGCAGTGGGACGAAACCTTCGGCGGCAACACCACCCTCACTGCAGCGATGCTCGACCGCATCCTCCACCATGCCCACATCATCCAGATCAAAGGAGACAGCTACAGACTGAAACAGCAACGCAAAGCCGGGCACGTCCCGACATCGAAGAAGTAA